The DNA window CTCTGATATTTCAACCACAGACTAAAGGCTAATGAAAAATTCCCTTTCCGGGTTGACCAAGTCATAAGTGATTTGTAAACAGCAGAGCTAGCCTTACAACCAGTTTTGGCCATTTGATTAAAGACCACAAAGGCATCATCTTCCCTGTCAACCCTTTGAAGTCCATCTATAAGGGTACCATATGTGACAGAATCTGGCGAAATCCCTTTCAGTTGCATGTCCTTTAAAAGTTTAAGAGCACCATTTATATTTCCTGATTTACAAAATCCATTGATTAAACTGTTGTAAGTCACAGTGTCTGGCATAACCCCACTGTCAGCCAGTTTCAGTAGAAGCTTGTATGCCTCGAGGAAATTTCCTGATTCACACAATTGCCCCACCATTGTTTCAAGACTTGCAGTATCAAGAACTCTATTGCCCCCTTGCGAAAGACGAAGAAATAATGAAGGATTTCTTCCTATCTCcatcttgtaaaataacatGTTCGCTTCCTCAACTTTACCAGCTTTGCAAAGTCCATGAATAAGTGCATTAAATGTCACTATAGGAGGAGCACAACCAAGCTTCTCCATTTCATCGAAAATTTGTTGTGCCTCCTCAATCAGCCCCTCTCTGCACATAGCAGAAATAAGAATGGTGGAAGTGCATGGATTCGGGAACCATTCTTGATTTGAGATCTCAAGATAAAGAGACCGAGCCATATTTAAAAGTCCCGCATCGCATAACCCTTTAATCACGGCATTATAACAGTAGGCATCTGGAACCAAACCACTCTCCTTCATGTCATTCAACAAGTTCAACGCATCTTGAGCCCTCCCTTCTTCTGCTAAACCTCGAACCAATATGGTATACAAGACAATGTCGGGCTTGATGTTTGCCTTGATCATCTTCATGTACCAGCCACGAGCTTCAGCGTACCTGTTGGCTCTAAACAAGCCATCAATTAAACAACTGTATCCATTGAGCCCAATTACATATCCGTCTATGTTAGATGACTGCAGAAACACAAAAGCTTCATCAAACCTACCTGATTTACAGTATCCATTCAGCAAAGAGTTATAAGCCACAGAATCAGGATAAAAGCCACTCCTTTTCAGCTTATCTAAAAGGCTGCGTGCTTCATCCAACCTCTTTTCTTGGCACAGGCCGGAAATGATAATTGTATAAGTTATCTCATTAGGGATAAAACCTCTCTGAGTCATTTCATCAAACATCTTGAGTGCATCTTGAATCTTATTACATTTAAACAAGCCACCAATCAACACGTTGTAAGTAGTCACATTTGGACTGAAATTCAACTTCAACATCTCATTATAGACCGCTAACGCTAACAAAAAAACTTGATTTCGCAACATAATATAAAGTATACAATTGTAGGTAATCACATTGGGCTTACAGTTGAAATCTCTCATCCGACCAAACGATTCCACCGCCTTTTCTGCCATGCCCAGTTTCGAAAACCCTTTTATCAACACCGTAAAAGCATGAGAAGCAATCGGTAGGCCACAGTCTCTGAGTTGCTCGAGTGCTTTCCAATACAATTCAAAGCCACTGCCACTGCCACTGTCCTTGGCAAGCATATCCATGACCAGATTCTGAGACACCCGACTCCGGAGGCTCTTCCATTTGGTTGACCAGATGTAGAAACGGAAACCCAATAACCTGTTGGGCTGTTGTTGAACAACCGAAGTGACTATTTCCGGGTAAAGATGAGGGAGAGCTCGATCAAGAGTGTGTTCCATGGGATCGACGGTTTCGAGAATTGTAAGGATTTCATTGGAGGTGGCGGAAGCGTAACCATGGAAGTGGTGAAAGAACCATGGAGGTTTAGAAGCGAAGAAGGAAAAGGAGAGAGATCGACGGTGGAAGAAATTCATGGGCGAGAGAAAGATGGTTTGAATTGGGTGCCGGAGATAGATCGGTGAACCATATTGGGTTTTGGGTTTAATGAATTAAGAGACtgatttatttatgaaaatcaAAAGGTATTATAACTAAGTgggtaatatttatttatttattttgagtaatttgcagcaaaaatacttaagttttatGCCGAatagcagataaatacctaagtcctatttttggcggtataaataccttccgtcactactctagaacttccgtaggtacctctcCGTTTTTGCATTGTAATGTGTCAGGTGTCGTGCCATGTCATTAAAATATATGCCACATCACTCACACCACTTAAACTTAACCATGCCACAACATACATTAAAAACCCTCTTAAAATAAAACCCTAAGATTAATTAAACCCtcttaaaatcaaaataaaaatacttacaaaaaaaccaaaaaaataaaaaataaataaatattttatataactcAAACCTAAATAATCTGAGGCAAAACTtttccaccattgttgtaaGCTCGAAGGTGACAGTGAGGCAATGGGACGGTGGTTTTGCGATTGTAAACCACCATTGGAAGTTGCGATTCGCACCTCTAGGACGATGAAGAATCCTGGGAGAAGGTTCAAGTGCTGCCCAATCCATAAGGTATGTTCTCTTTTCCCAAAAATTCTGGCAGCCCGAGGGGTTTTTTCAAGTGGTTCACCATTGTTAGTGTGTGAAGCTagaatttttgcaattttctgAAACTTTCCCCCTCTTATTTTGGGTGTTGATTGTTTGGTTTTTCAGAGGAATGGTGGGTGCGATTTTTTCGAGTGGGTTGACAGGGAGATGTTTCGAAATTGTGGAGGTGGATGTTGTATCCATGGAGATTGGAGTGGGCATGAAGTTTCGATGGGGTACTGTTCTGTGCATCAACAAAGAACAGCCCCTTGCAGCCATGGAGTTTGTACAAATGGAGATGTTGCTACTCATTGTAGTAGTCATCACAGTCATGCACCTTTGGAAGATTATAATGAAAGCACATCTGCATTTGAAAGGGGAAAAGATCATTATTGGATTTGGTTTTTAGGTTGTGTAGTTATAGTTGTACTCTATGTAATGTTGTTCTGAAATGAAGAAGGTTAAGAATTGTACTAGTAAGCTTTAATGTATGAATGAATGACTCTTTTATGTATGAATGAATTACTCTTTTTTATTAAGTGATATTGCATGAATTGTGTGGgttttgatttataattagtattTTACAAAGGTAAAtaatcaaaagatacaaccattAGGTTTGCATCATCAGATACAAAGTGTGGACAAAAGACATAAATCCCTACAGAATTGAAATCCTTATCCAAATACACAAAGTTTCAAAAAGACCTAATACTTGTgctttttaaacaaaatacataacaTAGTTTAATGGCATCAAAAGGGTGGACACAAAATGACATCAAGTCCACCAAATTGCCACACATGAAATTAGGTAGATACATTAGGTAACATAGTTAATGTTAATATGTTAAATTGGCATAAAGTTCACCaaattacaacaaaaaactTCCATCATAAATCTCTAAATATTTGCATTATCAGAGAGCCCAGCAGCATTATCCCTTTGCCTTTGCTTCATCAACCTTTCCTTTCTTTTCTTGGTTGCATCAGTTGGATTGGCAGATGGTGGTCTCCCCCTTTTCTTTGGCTGAGCAGGctgtaaaattaaattattagttAGACATATATTAATCCAAATATTAATTGAATTGAAAAGCTAATGTATAACTTAGTTTTACATTTCTAAGCATAATAACATAAAAGTGCAAGTGTGAGACAAGTTGGAACCTGCACTAACATAGATTCATGACTCTAACAGGTATAGGGTTATAACAAGTTTCAACCAATGTAGTTGTTAAATGAGAAAAAATAACCTGTGTAGTTGGATCAGCTTGACACTTTTTTGCATTATGGCCACGAACACCACACCTACTGCATTTGTGAACTTGTCCAAATCTTCTTAAAGTGGTTGAATTTGCTGCTGGTGGTTCATCCACATCTCTCCTTCTCTTCTTTTTTGGCCTTCCTGGTAGGTTTGTCTCAGCTGGTGGTTGAATTGGATTGAGACCCGATCTTGGCCAAAACTGTGGTCCTAGCATTGGGTGTATGACACCTTCATAGGCCTTCACCATCATCTCTTTCTAGTAAAAGTGTGAGACATAATCTTTCACTTGATGCCCTACTTGCCATATGGTTGCTAATGCATGACCACATGGTATTCCACTAAGTTGGTACCTTCTGCAGCTGCAGGTTTTTTCAATTAAGTTCACAGCATAGCTAACTGTACCAGGACAGTCCACTTGGAAAATTACTTCTGTTGACTGTGTTACTAGACAATTTGAAGCAATTTTCTTGTTTTGCTCCATGATTTTCCATATGTTTCTCCCATATTCCTCTTTCCATTTCTTcacactctctcttttcttttgaaacCTACACATGAGCCAATATCTTAACTTCTCCAGCAGGGTTATTATGGGCTTGTCTCTAGCCTCAAGTATTGCATTGTTGAAAGACTCACACAGGTTGTTGAGGAGGACATCACACTTGACACCTTCTGAGAAATAGGCCTATCCACTCTGTTGGTGGCTTAGCAGCTAACCAATTGTATGCAGCCTGATTAACTTCCTTGATTTCTACCATTTTCCTCTCAAACTCTGGTATATTGGTTGCTCTAGTAGCTGCCCACAACATCTGCTTCATCAACAAACCAGGATGGTCCTTAAAATTGGAATGAAGGTGCCTCACACAATGCCTAACAGCTGAACCAGTGAAAACCCTCCCAACAGCATTCTCCAAACCTTTCTGCTTGTCACTCATTAGTGTGTACAAATCTGTCCTCTCATTGTCTAGATCTTGGTTTAGCAGTTCACAAAACCAAGTCCAGGAATCAGTTGTTTCCTTCTCACATATAGCATAGGCAATAGGGTAGATGGCATTCTCAGGATCTATCCCAACAGCAACTAACAACAAACCCTTGCAATATCCTTTCAAGAATGTTCCATCTAGACAAATCAGAGGCCTACACCCATTTCTGAACCCATCCTTGCAAGCTTTTAAGCAAATGTACACCCTTTCAAACACCCTTTGATCACCTTCCAACTTAGTCTGGATCTTGGCAGTACTACCAGGATTGGTTAGCAGTATTTGCTTGCAATAGTCATCCAGAATTGCATACTGGTCAGCCACAGATCCTTCCAACATCTCTAAGGTAATGCTCTTAGCCCTGTAAAAAGTCCATTTACTGACCCTGGAAAATTTAGTGTTTGACACCATCTCCTTGAAGGCTGTGAAGTGCAaactgttggatattattttaccaggatcttagatctactcacaagtatgtttattaacaccctaaatatgaactttctaaaacgatgaaataaacacatataaagtttaagaaaccttacattgggtgcagcggaattaaatgactccttccgttcagatatctagcccttgattcctttctgtagcagagcattatcaatatctgaacctggatctctttctctgaatctttgatgctgaaacctccttcttgctgaaagtctttcttcacgatcttcctcactatgattgaggtatcacttgctgtgtgtgggcactactcatacactaaggatttcaaaatttaaggaagaagaaagagagagtgggttcggccaaagatagggagagagagaggctcagttttttctaaatcagaagtgtcagaagaaaagtgtgtaattttcctgaagccttcactatctatttatagcattccactagggttaggtttgaattatttggcattaaaataatgaaaatatcagaggtaaattcctataaaagtggccggccctatactagtggatttgggccttactttttgcaattttgcagttttaacttttctgcatctgattttctcaaaaacgccaattttctaattcaaccatttaaatgccaattctaactatttaataactataaataattattaaataatattgtcatttatcatatttattaattgaaccatacaaagtatcataattaataaatatgcccctataaactctttctttacaatttcgcccttacttagtgaaaaattcacaaatagacatagtctaaattgagaattataattgattaatcaaaaccaattacatgagtcttacaagcaatattatctcaactagggCTAtgtggaccatgggtctatataaccgagcttccaataagtagatcaagaatttagcactaaaatttactaacttattaattcttcgttgaatccacgcatagaacttagaattgcactctcagtatatagaatgctctatatgttccaccatatagatgcatcattagttatccatgtttataatcctaatgtgatcaatgatcctctatatgaatgatctacactgtaaagggattagattaccgttacaccctacaatgtatttattccttaaaacacttgaccccgtataaatgatatttcagcttatgtgaaatgagtactccaccatttatgttcgtttggtcaagctcgaaggagatcatcctttgcttactattcgccagatagaagctatagattccatgtttatgatagcactcccactcaattgcactaccgtgttcccaaaatgtacgtttcaccctgacctaaaagtaggcttaactaacaaatcaaagaacacgaatagcctttcaagattgagcctaatcatatcaggattaagatcatttgatctaggatcaactaggcgatattgacttgaatagatattacggtaagtttaataaatctaagtcaaagttcaatatcggtcccttccgatgcatactccatgcatccaacctgagctttactttaaccaatgttctggaaagaacatagtatttctccaaatacaagtaaactcttgttgtagattatcatatcagtaaaaccctatgtctgataaatctaggaaactttattcacatagtcatgtttactttccaatgtgttgacggcacaataaacaggatcaagtatgtgaaaagggtttcagatgaatttatacattatgtacatataatcatgaaataaatcatgtgaaccatgcaacattaaatgttatttctgatctatattaataagtaactctgattatattgaaatgagttttatttagggtataaaacccaacaaactcccccttgcactaatataaaacaaaaagtgtgtttcaaatattatcaacaccttgatatacaaatcaagtgtagtagtagtaaactccttgtaataggatctgaaaggttgaattaaccacaacatttcctccactattactctaccttaatcacaaaatcattgataatgtgaaattcctctctatatgtctactctcttgggatactggattctatacctttggcaactacttttggttaatcaggaaattaacactagtagtttaaggcaatttggaatggtgccaaagatgtatagaactttccttagactgaataagtacctttcctgcaactttaacattcagtccctctctggtagacctagagacttcagataggtttttacacttctccaaaatcactattccacccccagagtaaccaccatcttatcagaaagatttactagcacaaaggcaaatttcgaaatctgatatggtgtagtctaagagttttaaacacacccttatagactaatatatagttcctcttcttaatcttaggatttacttgattgtgttccaatgttcttctcctggattaatctgatacctactcattactcccactcaacagcaggtgtctggtctaaggcatacaaaaacatatctaagacctctcactgttgatataagaaattctttcatggctttattttttctggaatagttgagacttttcattagataaataaaatctatgtctaagaagttgtgaagcttctatagattgccattagaaagaaaatgcttcagcatcttactaaagtaagttgcttgcattagagtaagtaattaccaggtataccacaagccataggtttagataaactcaaacctataatactaggaacatgaagttttgttaagtccattgaatggacttatatacgaaaatttccttttatgtccttgtaatagaaaacttaaggttattccatgtgaatggattaaaccatagttttattagctttcttcttagtttcttatcttgacaatccattacttgtttaaactcacaatggattttaatcactagtatctcccaagaaggtgagttccttgaaactctcccactacgacaaggtaccgtgaattatgtctaagaaaactaaatggtattaacctctttggttgtgacaagacaacagaggcagtgggatcatcatatgtcaaataagatgataaaacacttttggaatcaagaaataaatatctcctttatttgctactttattttcagacttagtcattttcttagaaaagtagtatatgtttaaacaaacactttcttatctattgactatgggatggtccacccctaatcacttagaacagctaacaaaccatggttaacagttctagcttttcttaagattttgattaggtcatccatgaatctagtaatgatttacattaagtatacaaccattacatcattctgaaattgtattaccatagaaggatttaggcaacaagtagtaactaatcatcaatatgcaactcgaaatttctggggaggtaagtttggatataattcaaaaatcaatttaatgatctttgaactgcatatctactaactatttctccacccctatcagttcgcaagatctttaaccacttatcttaatggtattaaccattgctagaaattaatgaaatttttcaaacatttcaaatttctttgctaaaaggtataatctagagttatcgttttaagaatacaacgaaaaactcatatccacccctgaatgtacatccatctacgaatgagatgaactactttcagtggatataggcatattaactctttgcagagattgatcttgtcaaatccactatgaacaagatacaaatgccatagataaaaaaaatgtggtagtgtcttttgatgacttagatttagttacttcaaagagttcttagaatactgcaagtggatcttggtcacagaatacctaactcatattccatacagttttaatccattaatagaagatagatattaaacacttgaaaaagtgtaactgtattgtattctggaatagaaatataagaaaatttctgtttggaatctaaaattaaagtcaaagacttgaatttataccaaatattatgagtaattctatcttggaccaccactactaatttaattctaagtcagatttgcccatacaagtaggagatttctaagattgaggatttatatcaattgggaatagaatttcgggattataatcatataggtcatttaatttcttaagagaaaatatagaatgacatgaaatgatttatagaccattcatccaatgatatgttttgaagctaattcgaaatgaataagctaagaggaattaggataatttcgtttataaataagaatccaacgatgcttcgattagcgaaagacaaagtaatcttatttatgtaatcttcttgtttcatattgtaaaaatactagtctaaggtgtcatcaattgatgaacaactagatgttgcatatacaatatttatctttcgagatcttacactattatgtatgtctaatggtgaaaatctattaggaatttatctcattagaaaaacaaacatgttagaccaacaatgaagattcgaaattaaactacaacttaataacagaaaataacatggttcaatataaattcatacacaattcagaaattataaacatatagcaagtaggaatgaccagtgaaaatactaaaacatacaatcctaaataatttccaaggttttcaacaaactgatacaaaggtccctaaataggcgagagtcaaagtatcattcattgaatagagttgtcagctcatctaaaatagaaaccattctagcaaccttttattcgatcaaaataagaatccaacgttgtcccggtaggcgagagtcaaggttattctcattttatgagcttccaccattgtttcatgttttatgagtttatctctaagtagtcaccgtaggggagagtctaaatagagacgaaaactcacaaaacacttatcaaatgaaatcttacggtgttaagtgcgttcaacgaataaccatccatagggggacgaagtctagcttctcgaggttatattgaaaacatttaacttttgtaagaccaacaatggagatcgaatatcttaataataatcaagctcattatttaaagtgagtggtattttctttgattctctttatttaatctatttattttaaatatatatttatttaaaatttctaatttagaaaaaatctaaatataaattttacttagatggatatgaaaataacatgtatttcttccatcttagtaataatttccaataaatatttagaaaaatattcaatttaagttgttacaaaattaatataaattaatttacaactcaaatttaattttctataaatatatattgcatttcgaaaaattaaagtatttaagaatacaattttcgaaaatgcatattaaaataaaaaattaatcctgaaaaaattattctaatttaatgttggcccaaaattaatttacaacaaaaaatataattttcctatttaattaaatatataataaaattttaaatatttaagtatgatgatgaaaatcaacttaaatattaattttctatttaattaaatacactagaaaaatacttcaaacaaaaaaaatatcacctatctattaattcaatttctaataatatactttaattcaatttattttaaattaatcaataaatgaaaaaatcattgatttgagttgatccaagaattaattaaaataaataattaatttacaacttaatctatttttcaagataaaattcgaaattccagcatttaagaaatgcaattcgaaatttgattaataaaataaagaaaaaatatattttgaaaattatttaaatttagttgaaaaaataaatttcaactaaaaataattttctatttaattaagtgtcatgaaaaagaaatatttaagtatgatgatgaaaatcaacttagatatttaattttcaaattaattaaatgtattaaattcaagaaataaataattaagtgtagagaaggcttaattattaatctctagtttaatactaggaaaatatacttaaaataaattgtaccaaaattaattatataaataattaatttcacaatgtataatattttcctatttaatattagaaataataagtagtctagaaataattatctagaaaatatcttatttgactaagtatcttttccacaaaatttgaaaaaatatctgatttaagttgtattagaaaaaatctagaacttaaatattttcaaatttaaatttaattaaatatcaaaaattaagttgtaaccacttaatttgaaaacattctattttaagttaatattcgaaaagatattaacttaaaaaatatctaaagaatcttaataaccaacgcctaaaattcctcaacttaattttgaaatttgaaattcaaaagatattcagatttaagttgattagttagagataactaaatatcaacttaaataggaatatttaatgaaaaatttaaattaagctccagaaagaatctagatggttataattctatatttaattaaatacaagaaaatacatatagtttagcttagaataaagaattctttaaactataattttcttaaattaatttcaaaataaatgaaattaattatgttgctaatcaattttattaggttaaactagtttaattaacctagtacagtcattcaaatcaggcaaatgggccttcacaattggggtggttcatgtgagggggtgctgggttcagtatgtcgtacccacttctatggctcccaactctcacacaaggcccaaaagagaggaatttaaccttaaaatgaacaactgttattaattgaataggcccaaaaactaaatgggcctaaataaaatctatcaagaactatgatattttatttagcaacagcaacctatatgcatctataatgaaattaaacacataggctcacacaggcacactttggatgggtcctatcatgttgctaggtcatacacagatgaaagaagattgtaaatatacctgttacaaattatttacttgaccaagggagccatcagatcattagatctggcaaaaagtaaccatgactatttgcaatcaagtaataataggttttgaaaacttacacacaagctaaaacacatactcctgcaacaaggttagttggatagttggatgtaggatttatttaattttaaattaaataattaatttcgaaaataattaattaaataaaataattttcaaaaaattttaaaaaaaatttgaaaaattcgaaattttaaaaaaaattttaatttaaaattaaacctacaattttgaaaaattaggtttcaaccaacctaaatatcatttcaaaatttactaactacttttaaaatttaaatgttattttataaataaaaattaaataaaaaattaaaaaagataaatgaatatctttttcagatttgaaatgtaatttaaataaataaaataataaaatttaaaagttagcaaaatatcttacatctttttaaaattacatgattatagttatcttattttaaatttaaataatgtcaaattatttaaaaaaatttaatttaaaatatttaaaatcggaccttaaatttaaaaataagataagttataatcaaatttaaaaataagatagattattaagcaaaaaagatacatactaactatttttaaattcaaattacactaatatcttgaattaaatttaaaaaatattaaattaattcaaaatgataattagaattgaattaggaatagtaatagtataaatagagaactacacaaaaaatcggaagttaattccatgaaaaagcatgaaaaaggaagaaaaacgaaaaaattgtgagttgtacggacaattttcgcgatcgcaggaaaatttcagcacaactccgattttttcgaa is part of the Cannabis sativa cultivar Pink pepper isolate KNU-18-1 chromosome 5, ASM2916894v1, whole genome shotgun sequence genome and encodes:
- the LOC133037916 gene encoding uncharacterized protein LOC133037916, producing the protein MGRWFCDCKPPLEVAIRTSRTMKNPGRRFKCCPIHKRNGGCDFFEWVDREMFRNCGGGCCIHGDWSGHEVSMGYCSVHQQRTAPCSHGVCTNGDVATHCSSHHSHAPLEDYNESTSAFERGKDHYWIWFLGCVVIVVLYVMLF
- the LOC133038354 gene encoding uncharacterized protein LOC133038354 gives rise to the protein MVSNTKFSRVSKWTFYRAKSITLEMLEGSVADQYAILDDYCKQILLTNPGSTAKIQTKLEGDQRVFERVYICLKACKDGFRNGCRPLICLDGTFLKGYCKGLLLVAVGIDPENAIYPIAYAICEKETTDSWTWFCELLNQDLDNERTDLYTLMSDKQKGLENAVGRVFTGSAVRHCVRHLHSNFKDHPGLLMKQMLWAATRATNIPEFERKMVEIKEVNQAAYNWLAAKPPTEWIGLFLRRFQKKRESVKKWKEEYGRNIWKIMEQNKKIASNCLVTQSTEVIFQVDCPGTVSYAVNLIEKTCSCRRYQLSGIPCGHALATIWQVGHQVKDYVSHFY
- the LOC115717405 gene encoding pentatricopeptide repeat-containing protein At1g79540; this encodes MNFFHRRSLSFSFFASKPPWFFHHFHGYASATSNEILTILETVDPMEHTLDRALPHLYPEIVTSVVQQQPNRLLGFRFYIWSTKWKSLRSRVSQNLVMDMLAKDSGSGSGFELYWKALEQLRDCGLPIASHAFTVLIKGFSKLGMAEKAVESFGRMRDFNCKPNVITYNCILYIMLRNQVFLLALAVYNEMLKLNFSPNVTTYNVLIGGLFKCNKIQDALKMFDEMTQRGFIPNEITYTIIISGLCQEKRLDEARSLLDKLKRSGFYPDSVAYNSLLNGYCKSGRFDEAFVFLQSSNIDGYVIGLNGYSCLIDGLFRANRYAEARGWYMKMIKANIKPDIVLYTILVRGLAEEGRAQDALNLLNDMKESGLVPDAYCYNAVIKGLCDAGLLNMARSLYLEISNQEWFPNPCTSTILISAMCREGLIEEAQQIFDEMEKLGCAPPIVTFNALIHGLCKAGKVEEANMLFYKMEIGRNPSLFLRLSQGGNRVLDTASLETMVGQLCESGNFLEAYKLLLKLADSGVMPDTVTYNSLINGFCKSGNINGALKLLKDMQLKGISPDSVTYGTLIDGLQRVDREDDAFVVFNQMAKTGCKASSAVYKSLMTWSTRKGNFSLAFSLWLKYQSSLPGRDKESMNVIEEQFKKGELDNAINGLLRIDFKLKDFDLAPYSILLIGFCEAGRLKEALTIFSILENYKVNVTPPSCVKLIYGLCKSGTLDLAINVFIYTLEKGFMLPRACNHLLKCLLCSQDKRNSALALVRSISSFGYDQDAYLFQSTKFLLRSHFNKP